aaagttttttcGTTTCAGCAAGTGACATTAAGGgctgattaaaaatatttctttctggGCAGCTTCCATATGCCTAACAAAATTCCCAAGCTTAGTGACACATCCCCACTTAAATTATGAACTTTCTGGGACCTGAACAGTTTGGGAATCATAGTAGCTTTGCTGTCATGTTGTTCACATTGATATTGACAATTGACTTGGTGGACTACTTGACACATAGTGCTTTAAGATCAGTGTGTATGCTTCTTGTGTAGTCTGCTTTTTACGAAAATGTtagatcttaatttttttttcaactgctATTTTTCTTTCGTCGCTCGATTCTGATTGCTGTGTGAAAAATAAGGTGCATTCCTTACAAACTTGACAAGAATGTCGAGGATAAAGGCTGCAATGTGGAGGACAGGGTTCACATCCTCATGATCTCGACACCAAATCGTAATGATCTTGTGTTCCCAAAAGTATACATCTTCTACCTTTTTATATTCGATAACTGAGATAACAATTTTCACATTTGTAATCTGCATGGATTGTATTGTCAACGTAATTTTCCAAGTCATTAATTCTGATCTCATCTATCTATTACCAGGGTGGATGGGAGGATGATGAGACCCTTGGCGAAGCTGCATGTCGTGAGGCCATCGAGGAAGCTGGAGTGAAAGGAATTCTTGGTGTAGGTCTCTTTTCCCTGTGAGAGGCACAATTCTTCTGTTTCAAATGCTTTGTtatcattaaagaaaaacattcatttaatCGTCTAATTCGGGTGGTTTAAACATATTTCTATCTAGTTGCTCTTATTTCTTTCCAATGAGAACTACTTCTTGAGATGTTTAACCATGAAGATCATATCCTTCCATGTTGCCTTTAAGCCCTGGATTTAGTTTGGATTGATGGGATCAAGTCAGGATAGAACTTATTTCCCACATCTGTCGGTGTTGATCAATTCAGTTTCATCCGACACACCGGCTTATTTGAGTAAAAAAGAACAGCTTGCTGTTAATTATAAAGGAAATCAACGAATGCATTTCAGGTAGAAGACTTGCCTTGATTCACTCATCTTGTATGCGAAATAATCCAAGTGCTGCATATAAACATCTTACCGTATTACCCTGTTAAATATGTATTAATCTGAGAGACACATTCAAGTTACTGTAAAAGACTTGAGATACTTTAATTGTCTGAGGCAAAACTTCTTCCATGAAGCTACTAGATTTCAGTTTCTTATGCTCTCAAAATCTGTAATTAATAAAGACAGTTCACCTTCTTTTAAGAGCTCAGATCAGATGATTGATTGCATATGGTTTGCTGGAATCATGTATAAACAAATGATTAATACCTATTTACATCCAGGAGGTTAATTATAACTCCAGGTATGCATCAAAATGAAAGCTGGTTTATGTTTACTACAGGAAAACCCATTGGGAGTTTGGGAGTTCCGAAGCAAGAGCAGCCAGAATAGCTGCAGCTTGGCAGCAGGTTGTCGAGGCTACATGTTTGCGATGCAGGTGACTGAAGAGCTTGACCACTGGCCAGGACAGGCTAGTTACAATAGAAAATGGGTTAGTGTTTCTCGTGAACTTGTAATGGAAATATGAGAACTTACAGTGATTCCATATCTGTATctacattttttatttcatctgttACAGCTTACTGTAAACGAAGCACTTGAATGCTGCCGGTATGATTGGATGAGGGATGCTCTGAAGCACTTTCTGCTTCTCTTTTGAGAAACAAGGACCTTGCCAGAAGGGAAGATCTGGGAGAGACACGCATGATCCCAGCTTCTGAAAATGGGGTAGAGAGCGCGACGCCTAGTCTTATGAGACTGAGACCATCAATTGTCAAAATGTCGATTCCATTTGTACAGATTCCATATATCATTCAAACGGGAGGGATAAGACAATTGTCAAAATGTCAATTATTTCGTGAATTATTATATCtaaacttaatatataaaatataattttttttctcataaataaatattcaacaaGAATAAGATATCTATTTGTTAATTTCTTATTACAAGTTCCTTACGTAATTTTTtcgattaattattattatttttttttctaaaaccacATCGGAATTATTgagccatgttttttttatatattaaaactcgCTTCATAGAGTTTTTATTGGAGAGatacgcttttttttttttaaattaaattattaaaattattccaTATATCTTGATTCTTGACCGTTGCTTTCTTTtacaaataactattttttaattatcatagaattaaataaaattagattttaaaaactaCCTGCAACATCACGTGGGCACACCGACTAACATATTTCAATAACATGACTTTCTGGTATGGGCATCACATCGCTCTATGCTAATACCAgccagttttttttctaaaaatatttgatatacaaggactaattcaattttttttttaactcagggatgaaaatatatttttcaaaaaaacgaggacaaaaatctttcaatttgataactaacatgcaagaaaatactaagtttaaggaccaaaataaCTTTCACCTAAAATCCTAGGAACTAAAATGAAAGTTGGCGAAGCGTATAGGCTTCGGGAGAAAACAGGCATGAAGTATGAACCGGGGTTTTTCATGATCTTCGATGCAGATTGACCTTCTTCATTGCTTTCACGCTCCTTCGAAAAACTTCCTTCGATTACCAATATTTAATAGCATGGCATTAAACCGGGATGAAATAccaccatttgtttttttaattagtgtgaatatattcaataattttaaaaatttataatacttgatttaataatatttataaaataaatctaaaatttaatcagTTAAATTATACCATTTAGAgttaattattcatattttttcctgGCTTTGAACTTTGAAGGCTGAGGAGGGTTAATTTGCCAAAACGTGT
This genomic interval from Populus alba chromosome 1, ASM523922v2, whole genome shotgun sequence contains the following:
- the LOC118042834 gene encoding nudix hydrolase 12, mitochondrial, producing the protein MSTLLARTGRQRQRYVDQFRLVAGCIPYKLDKNVEDKGCNVEDRVHILMISTPNRNDLVFPKGGWEDDETLGEAACREAIEEAGVKGILGENPLGVWEFRSKSSQNSCSLAAGCRGYMFAMQVTEELDHWPGQASYNRKWLTVNEALECCRYDWMRDALKHFLLLF